In a genomic window of Melopsittacus undulatus isolate bMelUnd1 chromosome 1, bMelUnd1.mat.Z, whole genome shotgun sequence:
- the TP53INP1 gene encoding tumor protein p53-inducible nuclear protein 1 isoform X1, producing MFQRLNNMLMGEIDSLSSQEPEFSEKEDDEWILVDFIDTCTNCSVEEVDIAEASDADGSPAFSCLPSPLEHFPEASESCFIQFESCPMEESWFITPPPCFTAGGLTTIKVETSPMENLLIEHPSMSVYAVHNTCHSLNETGCGDEEFHSPGSPRLEARNETGQRVHCYVTALATRSAFLEKNKSFRPSHWIKEHNERHYLNRNGLRRQNLTRDCHSRQIKHNGLFVHQPCQRQFNY from the exons ATGTTCCAGAGGTTAAATAACATGCTCATGGGAGAGATTGACAGCCTGTCCAGCCAAGAGCCAGAGTTCAGTGAGAAAGAAGATGATGAGTGGATTCTGGTTGACTTTATAG ACACTTGCACTAACTGCTCCGTGGAGGAAGTGGACATCGCCGAAGCATCAGACGCAGATGGCTCGCCTGCCTTCTCTTGTTTACCTTCTCCCTTGGAACACTTTCCAGAGGCCAGCGAGTCTTGCTTCATCCAGTTTGAGTCATGCCCCATGGAGGAGAGCTGGTTTATTACCCCACCCCCATGTTTTACTGCAGGTGGATTGACCACTATCAAAGTGGAAACCAGTCCAATGGAGAACCTCCTCATTGAGCATCCCAGCATGTCTGTGTATGCTGTCCACAATACCTGTCACAGCCTTAATGAGACTGGGTGTGGAGATGAGGAGTTTCACAGCCCAGGTAGTCCCAG ACTGGAAGCCCGAAATGAAACGGGGCAGCGTGTTCACTGCTACGTCACAGCTCTTGCTACTCGTTCAgcttttctggagaaaaacaaGAGCTTTCGTCCTAGCCACTGGATAAAAGAGCATAATGAAAGACATTATCTCAACAGAAATGGTCTCCGTCGCCAAAACCTCACTAGGGATTGCCACTCTCGGCAAATCAAGCACAACGGACTGTTTGTTCACCAGCCTTGCCAGCGTCAGTTCAATTACTGA
- the TP53INP1 gene encoding tumor protein p53-inducible nuclear protein 1 isoform X2 has product MFQRLNNMLMGEIDSLSSQEPEFSEKEDDEWILVDFIDTCTNCSVEEVDIAEASDADGSPAFSCLPSPLEHFPEASESCFIQFESCPMEESWFITPPPCFTAGGLTTIKVETSPMENLLIEHPSMSVYAVHNTCHSLNETGCGDEEFHSPGSPRAKKGCLRHTGTTGSPK; this is encoded by the exons ATGTTCCAGAGGTTAAATAACATGCTCATGGGAGAGATTGACAGCCTGTCCAGCCAAGAGCCAGAGTTCAGTGAGAAAGAAGATGATGAGTGGATTCTGGTTGACTTTATAG ACACTTGCACTAACTGCTCCGTGGAGGAAGTGGACATCGCCGAAGCATCAGACGCAGATGGCTCGCCTGCCTTCTCTTGTTTACCTTCTCCCTTGGAACACTTTCCAGAGGCCAGCGAGTCTTGCTTCATCCAGTTTGAGTCATGCCCCATGGAGGAGAGCTGGTTTATTACCCCACCCCCATGTTTTACTGCAGGTGGATTGACCACTATCAAAGTGGAAACCAGTCCAATGGAGAACCTCCTCATTGAGCATCCCAGCATGTCTGTGTATGCTGTCCACAATACCTGTCACAGCCTTAATGAGACTGGGTGTGGAGATGAGGAGTTTCACAGCCCAGGTAGTCCCAG GGCCAAGAAAGGCTGCTTAAGGCACACTGGCACA ACTGGAAGCCCGAAATGA